The genomic stretch GTACGACCGGCTGCACCAGGTGCTCCCTGGGATGGTGACCCGCGCGAGCGAGAGCGAACGAACGGGCCCGGTCGGCGCCAGCCGGGCGGCAGGGGTATGGGTGCTCGCCTCTCAACTAGCAGTCAAGGAAGGCGACGTAGACACGGCGGCCGCCTTCGCAGCCCGAGCCGGAACGGCGGCCCGCCGCTCGGGCCACCCGGTCCTCCTCGCGGCCGCCGCGCGCGCGGCGGCGACACCGCTGCGCCGAACGGGCCGCCCGGATAGCGCCCTGCAGCTGCTCCAGGAAGCACACGATGAGCTGAACGCCGGCCCCCGACCGTCCGCGGTCGTCCTGGACGCATCCGGCATGGTGGCCCTGACCGCCGCGTACACCGCCGCCCAGGCCCGCATGCCCTCCGCTGCCGAGCAGTTCGCGTCCCTGGCCGAACAGACCGCGGCCCGCCTCCTCCACGACCGGGGGCGAGTGCCAGCGGACGGGGAGCTGTCGCCGACGCAGTGCATGCTGTACCGGGTCGGGATCCACCAGAAGCTCGGCGACATCGACCGCGCCCTGGCGTACGCCGCGGGCCTGGAGCCAGCCGTGCTGCCCACGCCGGAGCGCCGAGCCCGCGCGGCGACCGACACCGCCCGCGCCCTGCTGGCCGCTGACGACGTGCCATCCGCATTCGTCCAGCTACAACTCGTGGAGCGTGCCGCACCGCTGGAGGCCCGCCGCCCCTCGGTGCGCGCGCTGACTGCCGAGGTCGCCGCGCGCCGGCCGGACCTACCGGGCCTCACCGCCTTCGCCCGCCGCACCGCCCTGCGCGTCGCCCTCTGACCGCTCCGCCGACCGAATCCCCACCGCCCCTTCCTCGTACAGCTTGATCAGGGTCGAGCACACCGTGCACTCTGTTGCCGGGAACTCCTCCAGTTCCGAATGGACGCGGCAGTTGCCAGCCGCATCGACCGGCCACCCGTGGCGGTGTTCCAACCAGTCGTTGTAGTCCATGCCAGTCAGCCCGAGGAACTCGTACTGCTCAGTCGGCTGCGCCTCCCACTGTTCGCGCAGCGAGTCCATGAACTCCTGACGATTCACTGTGCTGCTGTCCTGGAACACCTGTTCTCCTCTCATTCGCTTGCGGACACCACGTCCGCATGGACTCCGAGCCGGAAGCCGAGCCCGGCGTGCTGGGCGTCGTCAGCCCAGGTAGTAGGTGTGTGTCGGGCGAAAGGTCGGGTAGAGCAGCTCGAACCAGCCCGGCCCCCGAGGATCGTCGAAGGCGAGCAACGCCGGGTCTTCCAAGGTGCAGCAGCCACACTTCGGATCCATCCACGTGATCGCGAGGTGGGGAAAATCGACCGACATC from Streptomyces mirabilis encodes the following:
- a CDS encoding transcriptional regulator, producing the protein MTPGTAVEEDGGMVMERRRVLSAGLCAAALWAGDTTPALASGLSQRLADRELPAARRLFATGRYDRLHQVLPGMVTRASESERTGPVGASRAAGVWVLASQLAVKEGDVDTAAAFAARAGTAARRSGHPVLLAAAARAAATPLRRTGRPDSALQLLQEAHDELNAGPRPSAVVLDASGMVALTAAYTAAQARMPSAAEQFASLAEQTAARLLHDRGRVPADGELSPTQCMLYRVGIHQKLGDIDRALAYAAGLEPAVLPTPERRARAATDTARALLAADDVPSAFVQLQLVERAAPLEARRPSVRALTAEVAARRPDLPGLTAFARRTALRVAL